Proteins found in one Rhodobacteraceae bacterium D3-12 genomic segment:
- a CDS encoding nicotinate-nucleotide adenylyltransferase, giving the protein MRNGMPYTRAGRVVGLLGGSFDPAHAGHAHISREALKRFGLDELWWLVSPGNPLKEHGPAPMEDRLAKARAVMMHPRVKITDFEARAGTRYTAETLRALIRAYPGVKFVWLMGADNLHQLDQWQDWRWIMETVPVGVLARPGQRISARNAKAADVYRKARLSGRQAQVLARGDVPRWCFVNVPMMDISSSEIRARGLWKHSRAAKATIAE; this is encoded by the coding sequence ATGAGAAATGGGATGCCATATACACGCGCGGGTCGCGTGGTGGGTTTGCTGGGGGGGTCGTTTGATCCGGCCCATGCGGGCCATGCGCATATCAGCCGGGAAGCCTTGAAACGCTTTGGGCTGGATGAGTTGTGGTGGCTGGTCAGCCCGGGCAACCCGCTTAAGGAGCACGGTCCGGCGCCAATGGAAGATCGCTTGGCGAAGGCGCGGGCGGTGATGATGCATCCGCGCGTGAAGATCACCGATTTCGAGGCGCGGGCCGGGACGCGGTATACTGCCGAGACGTTGCGGGCGTTGATCCGGGCCTATCCGGGGGTCAAATTTGTTTGGTTGATGGGGGCGGATAACCTGCATCAGTTGGATCAGTGGCAGGATTGGCGCTGGATCATGGAGACGGTGCCGGTGGGCGTATTGGCGCGCCCCGGTCAGCGGATTTCGGCACGCAATGCCAAAGCGGCGGATGTGTATCGCAAAGCCCGATTGAGTGGTCGGCAGGCGCAGGTATTGGCGCGGGGAGATGTCCCGCGGTGGTGTTTCGTGAACGTGCCGATGATGGACATATCATCAAGTGAAATCCGGGCGCGTGGGTTGTGGAAGCACAGCCGCGCAGCCAAGGCCACGATTGCGGAATAG
- the dacB gene encoding D-alanyl-D-alanine carboxypeptidase/D-alanyl-D-alanine-endopeptidase, which yields MTKRISRRFFLAAGLLTSTGAAAWADAPRTSLRPVARKAGKAGGAVKAAIKVQAPDAAVLVKQAKLGGRVAFAVADTKSGLLLEEREGDLAQPPASVAKAVTALYALDTLGAEHRFVTRLIATGPVQNGVLRGDLVLAGGGDPTLSTDGLAALAQKLKAAGIREVRGDFKVWGGALAQLKQIDKGQPDHVGYNPAISGLTLNYNRVHFEWKRGGSGWVTTMDARSNKYRPEVSVARMRIVNRSLPVYTYDSKNGIDHWTVASKALGKGGSRWLPVRQPEMYAGQVFQTFARSQGIALKRPKELTRAPKGTTVATLASPSLRSILRGMLKYSNNLTAEMVGLAATVKRRGKASTLKGSAGEMNRWSIGALGMKRARLVDHSGLGEASRLTASDLAKGLVKVHRNGVLKPILKPIAMRHSNGKVNKGHPIKVYAKTGTLNFVSGLAGYMTAADGTELAFAIFAADEGKRAKIKRNDRERPQGSRGWNKRAKQLQQKLIERWGALYGV from the coding sequence ATGACCAAACGTATTTCGAGACGGTTTTTCCTTGCCGCGGGGCTTTTGACCAGCACCGGTGCAGCCGCATGGGCGGATGCGCCCAGAACCTCGTTGAGGCCAGTGGCGCGCAAGGCAGGCAAGGCCGGAGGCGCGGTCAAGGCCGCGATCAAGGTTCAGGCCCCGGACGCCGCCGTGCTTGTTAAACAAGCCAAGCTGGGTGGGCGCGTGGCCTTTGCCGTGGCCGACACGAAGAGCGGTCTTTTGCTGGAAGAGCGCGAGGGCGATCTTGCCCAGCCACCCGCCAGCGTCGCCAAGGCGGTGACGGCGCTTTATGCGCTGGATACGCTGGGGGCGGAGCACCGGTTTGTCACGCGGTTGATCGCGACGGGGCCGGTGCAGAACGGCGTGCTGCGGGGCGATCTTGTGCTGGCGGGCGGGGGGGATCCGACGTTGAGCACTGACGGGCTTGCTGCGCTGGCGCAGAAGCTGAAGGCGGCGGGTATTCGCGAGGTGCGGGGCGATTTCAAGGTCTGGGGTGGTGCGCTTGCGCAGTTGAAGCAGATCGACAAGGGGCAGCCCGATCACGTGGGGTATAACCCGGCGATTTCGGGGCTGACGCTGAATTACAACCGGGTTCATTTCGAGTGGAAGCGCGGCGGCAGCGGCTGGGTTACCACGATGGACGCGCGGTCAAACAAATACCGCCCCGAGGTGAGTGTGGCGCGGATGCGGATCGTCAACCGGAGCCTGCCGGTTTACACCTATGACTCCAAAAACGGCATTGATCACTGGACCGTGGCGAGCAAGGCCTTGGGCAAGGGCGGGTCGCGCTGGCTTCCTGTGCGCCAGCCCGAGATGTACGCGGGACAGGTGTTTCAGACCTTTGCGCGGTCGCAAGGGATTGCGCTTAAGCGGCCCAAGGAATTGACGCGCGCACCCAAGGGCACGACGGTGGCGACGCTGGCCAGCCCGAGTTTACGGTCCATCCTGCGCGGCATGTTGAAATACTCCAACAACCTGACAGCCGAGATGGTCGGCCTTGCTGCGACGGTGAAGCGGCGGGGCAAGGCCAGCACCCTGAAGGGCAGCGCGGGGGAGATGAACCGCTGGAGCATTGGCGCGCTGGGCATGAAGCGGGCGCGGCTGGTGGATCATTCAGGCCTTGGAGAGGCGTCGCGCCTGACGGCGAGCGATTTGGCCAAGGGCTTGGTCAAGGTGCATCGCAACGGCGTTTTGAAGCCGATTTTGAAGCCGATCGCCATGCGCCATTCCAATGGCAAGGTGAACAAGGGGCACCCGATCAAGGTCTATGCCAAGACCGGGACGTTGAATTTTGTCAGCGGGTTGGCGGGGTATATGACCGCCGCCGACGGGACCGAGCTTGCCTTTGCTATCTTTGCGGCGGATGAGGGCAAGCGGGCCAAGATCAAGCGCAATGACCGCGAGCGCCCGCAGGGGTCGCGCGGGTGGAACAAGCGGGCCAAGCAGTTGCAACAAAAGCTGATTGAACGCTGGGGCGCGCTTTACGGTGTTTGA
- a CDS encoding tellurite resistance TerB family protein has product MNDQLPHPLSPQDCLVAVMIAISASDEKIRTSELVKIQSAVNNLPVFGDYDIDRIKVMSQTVFDLFDQEDGLDALFGLVRDNLPEHLFETAYALACDVAAADGSIGNEEIRLLEEIRYELEIDRLHAAAIERGARARHMTV; this is encoded by the coding sequence ATGAACGATCAACTCCCCCACCCGCTCAGCCCGCAGGATTGCCTTGTCGCCGTGATGATCGCCATCTCGGCCTCTGACGAGAAAATCCGCACCTCGGAACTGGTCAAGATCCAGTCGGCGGTCAACAACCTCCCCGTTTTTGGCGATTATGACATCGACCGCATCAAGGTCATGTCGCAAACCGTGTTCGACCTGTTTGACCAAGAAGACGGGCTTGATGCGCTCTTCGGCCTCGTGCGGGACAACCTGCCCGAACACCTGTTTGAAACCGCCTATGCGCTGGCCTGTGATGTGGCGGCGGCGGATGGCTCTATCGGAAACGAAGAAATCCGCCTCCTCGAAGAGATCCGCTACGAGCTAGAGATTGACCGCCTGCACGCCGCCGCCATCGAACGTGGCGCACGGGCGCGACACATGACCGTCTGA
- a CDS encoding lysine--tRNA ligase, with the protein MSDLRDAALTSKAWPFEEARRVLKRYEKQPPEKGYVLFETGYGPSGLPHIGTFGEVLRTTMIRRAFELMSDIPTRLICFSDDLDGMRKVPGNVPDQDMLQEHLQKPLTSVPDPFGTHESFGHHNNAMLRRFLDTFGFEYEFISATEFYRSGQFDEVLLRAAERYDDVMKIMLKSLREERRQTYSIFLPIHPETGRVLYVPMKNVDAEKGEITFDDEDGREWTLPVTGGNVKLQWKPDFGARWAALGVDFEMYGKDHSTNTPIYDGICRALGARAPEHFTYELFLDDQGQKISKSSGNGISIDEWLSYASTESLSYFMYQKPKTAKRMYFDVIPKAMDEYHQQLRAYAKQDATQKLNNPVYHIHNGDVPESDMVVSFAMLLNLASVSGAEDREALWGFIHKYAPEASAETHPGMDAAAGFAVRYYNDFVKPKKVFRAPSDQERAALEELAAAFGDADKALDVIARKNAAMGNEDPLPEVDFGDEEFLQSVVFAVGKLHGFEPLRNWFTAIYEVLLGASQGPRFGGFAALYGVDETRALIAKALAGELV; encoded by the coding sequence ATGTCGGACCTGCGCGACGCCGCCCTTACCAGCAAAGCTTGGCCTTTTGAGGAAGCGCGCCGGGTGCTTAAACGCTATGAAAAGCAGCCACCGGAGAAGGGGTATGTGCTGTTCGAGACCGGCTATGGCCCCTCGGGCCTGCCGCATATCGGGACATTCGGCGAGGTTCTGCGCACGACGATGATCCGCCGGGCGTTTGAGCTGATGTCCGACATTCCGACGCGGTTGATCTGTTTCTCGGACGATTTGGACGGGATGCGCAAAGTGCCGGGCAATGTGCCGGATCAGGACATGTTGCAGGAGCACTTGCAAAAGCCGCTGACCAGCGTACCGGACCCGTTTGGCACGCATGAGAGCTTTGGCCATCATAACAACGCCATGTTGCGCCGGTTTCTGGACACCTTCGGGTTTGAATACGAGTTCATTTCGGCCACAGAGTTCTATCGCTCGGGGCAGTTTGACGAGGTGCTGTTGCGCGCCGCCGAACGCTATGACGATGTGATGAAGATCATGCTCAAGAGCCTGCGCGAGGAACGGCGGCAGACCTATTCGATCTTCCTTCCGATCCATCCGGAGACGGGGCGCGTTTTGTATGTGCCGATGAAGAATGTCGATGCGGAGAAGGGCGAGATCACCTTTGACGACGAGGACGGGCGGGAATGGACGCTGCCGGTGACCGGCGGCAACGTGAAGCTTCAATGGAAGCCCGATTTCGGGGCGCGTTGGGCGGCGTTGGGCGTGGATTTCGAGATGTACGGCAAGGATCATTCGACCAACACGCCAATCTATGACGGGATTTGCCGGGCATTGGGCGCACGCGCGCCGGAGCATTTCACTTATGAGCTGTTTTTGGACGATCAGGGGCAGAAGATTTCGAAGTCTTCGGGCAACGGGATTTCGATTGATGAGTGGCTGAGCTATGCCAGCACCGAGAGCCTGTCGTATTTCATGTATCAAAAGCCCAAGACCGCCAAGCGGATGTATTTTGACGTGATCCCCAAGGCGATGGATGAATACCACCAGCAGCTGCGCGCCTATGCCAAGCAGGATGCGACGCAGAAGCTGAACAACCCGGTCTATCATATCCACAACGGCGATGTGCCCGAGAGCGATATGGTGGTGAGCTTTGCTATGTTGCTTAATCTGGCCAGCGTATCGGGGGCGGAAGACCGCGAGGCGCTGTGGGGGTTCATCCACAAGTATGCACCCGAGGCGAGCGCCGAGACCCATCCGGGGATGGATGCGGCGGCCGGGTTTGCTGTGCGCTATTACAATGACTTCGTGAAGCCCAAGAAGGTGTTCCGCGCGCCCAGCGATCAGGAACGCGCGGCATTGGAAGAGTTGGCGGCGGCGTTTGGCGATGCTGACAAGGCGTTGGACGTCATTGCCCGCAAGAATGCGGCGATGGGCAATGAAGACCCGCTTCCCGAGGTGGATTTCGGGGATGAGGAGTTCCTGCAATCGGTTGTTTTCGCTGTGGGCAAGCTTCACGGGTTTGAGCCGCTGCGCAACTGGTTTACCGCGATCTATGAGGTGCTGTTGGGCGCGAGTCAGGGGCCGCGGTTTGGCGGGTTCGCAGCGCTTTACGGTGTGGACGAGACGCGCGCGTTGATCGCCAAGGCATTGGCGGGCGAGTTGGTCTGA